A region of the Dehalococcoidia bacterium genome:
AAGGACGCGTTCCCGACGTTGTTCCCGCCCACTTCGTTCAGGCGTGAGCTGCGAAACAGGCTCGCCCGGTACCTAGTGCTGTCTCGCAGGGGAGAGAGTTCGGGTGACGAGGTCGATCTGCCTCCGCTTCCAGACGTGACCAACGAGTCGAGTAACGGTCCGCTGCTCAACCGACTCGTGAGCGGCGCGAGGGAGATGTGGAGGGGTCGCAACCCGTCGTGGCAGCCGGGCGAGGACCTCATCGCCGGATTCGTGGGCCTGTGGTACATGGTCGACGAGGCGCACATCGTGTCGATAGGGGTCAGGAGGGAGTATCGCAGCTATGGGCTGGGTGAGCTGCTGCTGATCTCTGCTATCGAGCAGGCCCTCGAAATGGAGTCGCGAGTGGTGACACTCGAGGTGCGAGTCTCCAACTACGTCGCGCAGAACTTATATAAGAAGTACAAGTTCACGGAGCGCGGCACTCGCAAGGGATACTACTCAGACAATCGCGAAGACGCGCTGATCATGACCACCGAGCCGATCAGGACTGTCTCATACCAGAAAGAGCTAGAAGACCTGGTAGCATCCCACGAAGAACGCTGGGGACCGTCGCCGCGTCAGATCACCTAAAACCCTGCGGCCCGGAACCGCGTCGGGGCTTGCCAGCATCTAAAGGCATACAGTGCACGCATGAGGAGTGAGTGAAGAGGAGTAAGGAGTGAGAGCCTCCCCTCCTCTCCCACGGCAGTTTTTCCCTACGAAACAGGGGGTTCACAGTATGCCCAAACTATGGATAACTACACTGGCGGCAGTCAGTCTCATCGCGCTGGCGGTTGCCTGTTCTAGTGGTGAGAGTGAGACTCCGCAGCAGCCGGAGCCTCAGGAAGCACCGACTTCGCCGCCCGTAACTAGCGCTGCTCAACCCACAACGGCGCCTCCTACGGCTGCCTCAGCGGCATCAGTTCCCGCTACGGTGGCACCGACATCTACGGCAGCGCCAACGGCCGCGGCTGCGAGTCCGTCATCGTCTGATGCGTCTGCCCCGGCCACCGTCGCGTCTGAGGACGAGGAGCGCGAACTCAAGATCGTAACGCTCCTGCCCTTCGACGCGATTCCGGCGATACTCGATCCGGAGTTCGTCAGCGCCGAAGAAGCGTCTGAGGACCTCGAAGACCACAATCTAGTTCTCGGACTCTCGATCAATGACGACCACCGAGCGTACTCGATTCCGGCCCTCAGCTCACACGAGATAGTCAACGACGTAGTTGGCGGTAAACCTGTTGCGGTGACGTGGTGACCGCTCTGCTTCTCGGCTATCGTGTATAGCCGCACCATCGGAGACGAAGAGTACACTTTCGGCGTATCCGGCAAGCTGATCATGAACGCGCTGGTGATGTACGACCACCAGACCCGCACTCTCTGGAGCCAGTTCCTCAGAAAGGGCGTGGAGGGCGAACTCAAGGACGTGGAGTTGGACGTGGTACCCGTGACCCAGACGACGTGGGGGACATGGAAGGAGCTTCATCCTGATACGAAGGTCATGTCTACAGGTGGCCTGGGCAGCTATGACAACTACAACGGCTACTACATGAGCAACAGGAAGGGCGTGATCGGACAGGCATTCGAGGACGACAGGCTTACCGACAAGCAGCTGGTCGTGGGCGTGGACTTCAACGGCGTCACTAAGGCCTATCCGACGGCGACCCTGCTGAATACTCCAGTTGTCAACGATGACGTAGGCGGACAGCCCGCGCTGGTGTACATGGACGGTCCGACCGGAACGGCGCTGGTCTTCGACCGCACCGTAGACGGCCGTACACTGACCTTCTCGATCGACGGAGAGAAGAACGGAATCCAGACGAAGCTGGTGGACGAGGAGACCGGCACGGTCTGGTCGGCGTTCAGCGGTCTGGCCGTAGAGGGCGAGTTGTCCGGAGCGAGGCTTGAGCGTCTTCCATCGCACCTGTCATTCTGGTTTGCGTGGACGGACTGGTACCGCGACACGGAGCTGTTCACGGGTTGACACCCTGCATAGCTCCGTCATTCCGGCGAAGGCCGGAATCCAGAGGGGGGTGGGTGGCGCCAGGTAGCATGCGATCAAACCCATTTTCACCCTCACCCCAACCCTCTCCCTCGAGGGAGAGGGGGTTAGTAAGTGTCTCACAGGTTGACACCATTTCTCCGGGGCTCTTAGACTCCGAGCGCAGACTGACGCAACACCCTGTAGGGGCAGGTCTGAGACCTGCCCCTACCCGTTATACGCATTTACCATCTGGAGTTCAATCATGTCCGAAGACGCATCCGGCAGACCTAACATCATCGTCATCCTGGTGGATGACATGGGCTACTCGGACATTGGATGCTTCGGGTCCGAGATTCGAACGCCCAACCTGGACTCGCTTGCGTCGGGCGGGCTGCGGTTCTCGCAGATGTACAACTCGGCGCGCTGCTGCCCGTCCAGGGCTGCGCTGCTGACAGGGCTCAATCCGCACCAGGCAGGCGTCGGTCACATGGTGGCGAACCTCGGGGTGCCTGAGTACCAGGGATACCTGAAGGATAACGCTGTCACTATTGCCGAGGCACTCAAGGCCGACGGCTACTCCACGTTCATGGCCGGTAAGTGGCACGTGGGCGGCGACTACAACCTGGCGAATCCAGACTCGTGGACGCCATCTGCTCCCGGATTCCCAACTCCGACTCAGCGCGGCTTCGACCGCTACTACGGTATTCTCACCGGCGCGGGGAACTTCTACTTCCCGAAGACGCTCATGGACCAGGACACGCTCGTGCCGCTGACCGAGCTCGACGACTTCTACCTCACCGACGCAATCAGCCACAACGCGGTTGGCATGATTGGCGAGGCTGTCGAGAAGGAAAGCCCGTTCTTCATGTACGTCGCATACACCGCGCCGCACTGGCCGCTGCACGCGCTCGAAGAGGACGTAGCACGCTACGAGGGTCAGTACCGAGGCGGCTGGGAAGAGCTGCGCACCAGCCGACATGAGAACCTGAAGGCCGAGGGTGTGTTGGACGAGAAATGGGAGATCAGTCCGCGAGATGCCGACAGTCCTCCCTGGGATGAAGTTGACGACACGGACTGGCAGGACATCCGCATGGCGGTGTACGCCGCGCAGGTCGACCGCGTCGACCAGGGGGTGGGTAGGATACTTGCAGCCCTGCGGTCGGCGGGAGTCGACGACAATACGCTCATCATGTTCCTGTCGGACAACGGCGGCTGTGCCGAGTTCCTTGCAGAGGACGGCAGCCTGCCTCAGCCTTCGAGGTACAGCGGGACCAACCCTGACGGCACGCCGGTCGTCGTCGGCAACGTCCCTGGACTCCGGCCCGGTGGGGCAGAGACCTTCATGAGCTACGACCTGCCGTGGGCGAACGCCTCCAATACCCCGTTCCGCCGGTTCAAGCGTTGGACGCACGAGGGTGGGATATCCACACCATTCATACTGAGCTGGCCGGACAGGATAAGCGAACCCGGCATCGTGCACTCGCCCATTCACCTCATCGACATAATGCCGACGTGCCTGGAGGCTGCCGGGGCGAGCCATCCGACCGAGCGCGCCGGACAGGCGACCATTCCGCTGGAAGGCGAGAGCATGCTGCCCGCCATAGAGCGCAGGAACTGGGAGCGCGAGCGTCCGATAGTGTGGGAGCATGAGGGGAGCAGGGCGGTGAGGCAGGGACAGTGGAAGCTGGTGTCTGCCATCGGCGGCGGCTGGGAACTGTACGACATGGAACGCGACCGCACTGAGCTTAACGACCTGTACACTGGGAACAGGCCGAAGGCGCAGGAGCTCGAGAGGATTTACGAAGAGTGGGCAGAGCGATGCGGAGTGCTCCCGTGGCCGGTCATAAATCCAGGCTGGAACCCCGTGATGAGGTCCGGCAGCGCCCATATGTCCGGCTGAAGTCCTACAAAAGAGGCATCCAATGATAGTTGCCAGAGTGGTCAACAAGATCGCGGTCGTCGAGATTCACGGCGGAATCGGCGGCAAGGTGAAGTCGCCGGACATGGAGAAGCTGGTCAACCGCATCCTCGAGGACAAGCGGATGCGCGCAGTGGTGCTCGATATCGACTCCCCCGGTGGAGATGCGGCGGCATCAGACTACATCTACCGAGCGCTCAAGAGAATCGCACGCCGGAGGCCGCTGGTCGCAAGCATACGCGGAATTGGCGCGTCGGGCGGCTACATGATCGCCTGCGCGGCGCACCAGATCGTGGCTGCGCCAGGATCGCTCGTCGGGTCGATCGGCGTGATCTCGGTAAGGCCCGCGCTTCAGGAGCTGCTGGAACGCGCCGGGATCGGCGTTAACGTCAACAAGAGCGGCGAGTTCAAGGACATGGGCGCGCCGTGGCGGGAGACGACCCCTGAGGAAGAGGCGAAGCTGCAGGAGCTCATAGACGACATGTACAGCTCGTTCGTGAGCATCGTCTCAGAGAGCCGCAACATCGAAGAGGAGCGCGTGCGGGAGATCGCGACCGGCGAGGTGTACCTTGCAACGCGGGCCGCAGAGCTTGGGCTCGTAGACGAGGTCGGCGACCTCGACCGTGCGCTCGACATGGCCTCCAAGGCGGCCGGGACTTCCAAGAGAACGGTGTACATGAGGCCGCAGCGCAACTTCATGGAAAGACTGATGGGCCCCCTGACCGACAGCCTGGTCGGCTCCATTGCCGCAGACGTGGAAAGACGACTGTGGCAGGGCCGCCACGGCATGTAGCCGTCCATGCACTACCGCACTCTCGGCAGGACAGGCCTAAGGGTCTCTCTCCTCAGCCAGGGCACTGGCGGTCCAAGCCAGTTCGGACAGCACCGGGGGGCGACCCAGGCGGAGCAGGACAGGCTCATCCACAAGTGCCTCGATCTCGGAATCAACCTGTTCGACACCCACGAGGGATACGGAGACAGTGAGGAGATCCTGGGACGTTCCCTGAGTGGCATTCCCAGAGACCGCTACGTGCTCGTCACCAAGTGGACGTACCCCAGGGACGGAGACCCGACAGCAGACCCGGAGGACCTTGCACGCTCTGTCGAGAACAGCCTGCGCAGGCTCAACACCGACCATATCGACGTGATGATGCTGCACGGTCTCCGGCCGTGGAGAAGTACGGCCCGGTGTTCGAGCGTCTGCGTGAGCAGGGCAAGATCGGCCACCGGGGATTCAGCCTGAGATACATCGTCGACCCAGACCAGCAGGGCGCGCTGGCGGGGCTGACACGTGCGCCTGAATTCTGGGATGTAGTCATGCTGAAGTTCGGCATCCTGAACCAGTGGATGGCGCGGGAGGTGCTGCCGCTGGCGCTCGCGCACAACGTCGGGATCCTGAACATGGCGGCTGTCAGGATCAGGCTGCCGAAACCCGACCTGCTCGAGGAGACAATCGCCGAGTGGAAATCACGAGGGCTGCTGTCACGCGACTCTATTCCAGACAGGGACCCGCTTGGATGGCTCGTACGAGACGACGTGGACTCGGTAATCAGCGCAGCGTACAAGTTCGCGGCAGACCACCCGGCGATAACGAGTGTCATCACGGGCACATCGAACCTGCGGCACATGGAATCCAATGTAAGGGCGATGGAGCGTCCGTACCTCCGGGAGGCTGACCGTGTCCGATTGGAGCGCATCTTCGGGCACATCAAGGAGTACGCGTAAGCAGTTGCCAGAGTTTCTTACAAAATTGAGAAATTTCTGACCTAAACTAGTGAAGTCTGAATCATGAAGGTGCTAAAATAGGAATCGGCGAGAGGCCGTAACGCGACTACAAGGATCGCGCTCTACGCCCCGCCTCGTTTGATCGAATCTGGTTGAACTTTTGCGNNNNNNNNNNNNCTCGCAGTCGTGCTGGCTGCGATTCTATTGATTCACACGTAGTACCAACCGGTACAGATACGCCTGCCGACTCCCCCGATGTGAAGAGTCTCGTGCCGACGCCTGACGTCGGCGGCACTGAGAACGATGTCGCGGCAATGCCATCGGTGGAGGCCGTTGCTGAAACGCCTGCGGCCACTGCCGACGTAAAGACCCTGGTTCCGGAGGATTCACCGGCGGCTGAACTGACGGGCGCTATAGAGACGCCATCCCGGCGCAGGTTCCGGCCGCACATCAGGCGTCCACACATCAAACCTGTACATATGCCCGTGCGGGTGCGCACTTTCGACTCCCTGCGCTACCGGAGCTACGTGTTCATCTGGCTGGCTACCGTATTCTCGTCTGCCGGATTCTGGCTGCAGCAGGTCGTTGTCGGCTGGCTGACGTACGAGGTCACCGCATCGGCGTTCTGGACGAGCCTTGCGCTGGGTCTCGACGCCCTCCCCATCCTGCTGGTCGGTCCCTTAGGCGGTGTGCTCGTAGACAGCTTCGACAGGAAGAAGCTGCTCGCATTCGTATATGGGTACCAGGCCGTAGTTACGACAATCTTCGCGATAGTCGCCATCACCGGAAACCTCGAAGTGTGGCACATCTTCGCCTTCATATTCTTCATGGGGCTGTCGTGGGTTATCAGCGATCCCGCGCGAATGTCTCTCATCCCCAACATCGTTCCGAAAGAGAACCTCGTCAACGCCTTCGCGTTGAACTCGATGGCGTTCTCAGTGACACGGCTGGGGATACCGGCACTGGGCGGCGTACTGATAGTAGTCATCGGGACCGGCCCAACCCTGCTGCTCGAAGCCGCCTTTCAGGTGTGTGCGGTGTGCACTGCACTCTTCCTGAACGTGCGCAAGACGGACAGGCCGGCGTTGAGACTGCCTACGGTGTTCTCAGATCTGCGTGATGGGGCCCGCTACGTTCTCAGCCAGCCGCTGCTGATCGGGCTGTTCACTCTGACAGCCATGCCGGCACTGCTCATAATGCCTTCGATACAGGGGCTGTTGCCGGTGTACGCTGCCGAGGTGTTCAACGTGGACGCCAAGGGGCTGGGGCTGCTGCTGTCGGCTGTCGGGGCCGGTTCGACGATTGGCACGTTCGTACTCGCCTCCATGGGTGAGATAAAGGCGAAGAACATCGTGATGCTAGGGGCGGCCCTGGCGCTGGCGCTGACGACGGCGCTGTTCTCCATCAACGCATTCTTCCCGACTGCCTATCTGAACCTGATGGTTATCAGCGCGGCAATGATGACTCTCTTCTCAGTCAGCAGCGCCACCGTCCAGAGCACGGTACCCGACCACTACAGGGGGAGGGTATCCGGTCTGTACATGCTGGCGTGGGGGCTGTTCCCGTTTGGCAGCCTTGGCGCGGGGTTCCTGGCAGAGCGGTTTGGCGCGCCTCACGCCACGCAGATCGCGGCTGGAACGATGCTGGTGCTGTTTGCGCTGGCGGTGTGGAGGATCAGGTCTTTGAGGCAGATCAGCTAGAGGGGATTACGGCTGACAGGGTTAGGTATTCCAGGTTTTCACCCTCACCCCAACCCTCTCCCTGAGGGAGAGGGGGACTGTTGGCTGGAATTTATCCTCGGCTGTTCAAGAATACCTACCCTGTAAGTGGGTTACTGTGAGGACTCGCCGCGCTTGGCTTCCTGCCAGAGGTCTTCTTTGGCGTCGAGAGACAGCGACTCGAAGTCGAGGCCGCGGTCGCGTGCGAGGCGCTCCATCGTCGTGAACCTGGAGTAGAACCTGCGATTGGACTTTCGTAGGGCGGTCTCGGCTTCGATACCCATCCAGCGGCTTGCGTTGACGACTGAGAACAAGACGTCGCCCAACTCCATTTCGCGGGCGTCGTCATTCTCGACCTCTTCCAGTTCGCGAAGCTCCTCTGCGACCTTCTCCAGCACACCGGCGTAGTCGTCCCAGTCGAATCCCCTGCGCGCCGCTCGTCCCTGCACGGCCTGGGCATATCCCATTGCAGGCATCGCTTTCGGAACGCCGTCCAGAATCGACCTGTCTGTGCCTGCCATCTCCTGGCGCTTGATCTCATCCCAGCGGGGTACAGCCTCTTCGGCGTTCTCCATCACGTCGTCGCCGAAGACATGCGGGTGACGTCGTACCAGCTTTTCAATGACCTGCTGGAAGACGTCAGAGCCGCTGAAGTCGCCCTGCTCTTCAGCTATCTGGATCTGAGACGCGCCGTGGAAGAGAACGTCACCGAGTTCTTCGGCTATCTTCTCCACGTCGCCCTCTTCGATGGCCTCCACGAGCTCGTAGCACTCCTCCAGAAATAGGTGCTTGAGAGAGTCGGCTGACTGCTCCCTGTCCCAGGGACAGCCGCCGGGAGAGCGCAGCGTCGCGACGAGCTGCTGGATCCCCTCGAAACTGCTTGGGAAACTGCTGTCTTTCACTGTCTTACACCTCTTTGAGACCTCTGTACAACCCAAATCTCTCGGGATAGGGATGAGAGGGGTGTGATTGCATGATACGGAACACGACTCGTGCCCCTCTGGACTCCGGCTTTCGCCGGAATGACGGCGGCCCACAGGTGTTCCACCTGTCTGTTGACACCCTCTCGAACTCGTCCATAAGATGCTACCGCATGACGCCCCGGATTGACATCGCGCCGACGGTCAAGGTCTTGGTTGCCGTCCTATTCATCGCGATGGTGCCGATCTTTCTGATTGCGTTCAACGTCCGCTGGGTCATCAACTTCCCGCCCCTCTACTCATATGGATTCGACAGGTACGACATCGTGCGCTACACGGGAATCGAGCGCGACGAGCTGATCTCGGCGGGAAAGCAGATCAGGGACTACTTCAACAACGGCGCCGAGCTGCTCGAGATACGCGTGGCCGTTGGGGGAGTCCTCGTAATGAACCTCTACAACGAGCGCGAAGTGCTGCACATGCGGGACGTAAAGGGACTCGTAAAGGGCGTGTACCGGGTGTCGGAGATCACAGGCCTGTTCCTCGCACTGGTTGTCATCGGCGGCTTCATAAACTGGCGTCGTGCGTTTGTACCGATGTTGGGCTCGCTGATACGCTGGGGCGGCGGAGTGACGCTATCTCTGGTAGTGTTGGTCGGCCTGGGAGCCCTTGTCGGATTCGACAGGCTCTTCCTGGCGTTTCACCTGATCAGCTTTAGCAACGACCTGTGGCAGCTCGATCCCCGGCGCGACTACCTGATAGCGATGTTCCCGCAGGGGTTCTTCTTCGACGCAACCATGCTCATCGCACTGGCAGTGGTCGTTGAGGCAGCGATACTGGTGATCGTGCCGAGATTCATGTCGAAAGCGACCGAGGCCGGGCGGGAGATGGCAGAATCAGATCTGGTGGGGGAAGCAAATGCCAGTTAGCGGATTGGGTATCAAATTCAGGAGACCACTCGCCGACGGCAGATCGTGGGGCGATGTCGGGCCATACGAGGAGATTAGAGGCACCCTGCGGTTCTCAATCGATCCGGATAACGGGGCCAATGCGCGCATAACGGATGCTGGACAGGCGCCGAAAAACAGCGCGGGTGGAGTCGACTTCTCGTCCGATGTATCGATCATACTGCCTGCGGACCGTTCCAGGGGCAGCGGACGGCTGATGCTGGACGTCGTCAATCGCGGCAACCGGGTCGCGCTGCCGAACTTCAACAGCGCTGATCGTTTGGCCATAGATGCAAGCGTCAGTGATGACGCCGACATCAGCCTCGGTAACGGATTCCTGATGGAGCGCGGCTACACGGTGGTCGCGTGTGGCTGGCAGGGCGACACTCCTGCGTTTCCCGCGCTGATCACCATGGACGGTCCTGACGCCGAGAACGAGAGCGGCGGTCCACTGGTCGGGAAGGTGTACACACAGCTCCAGAGCGTTGAGAACACTCACAACTTTCTGCTGTCAGACAAAGGTCACAGGGCGTATCCGGCCTATGACATGGATGAGGCGGACGCACAACTGGAAGTGCGGGACATGCCCGACGGCCCGACGAGACTGGTGCCGCGCTCGTACTGGCGGTTCGGCAGGATCGAAGAAGACGGCACGTACGTCCCCGACCCGGACTACATCTGCGCCGAGGGCAAGTTCGAGAAGGGACGACTCTACCAGATCGTGTATACGACCGTCGGCGCGCCGGTGCTGGGCCTGAGCTTCGCCGGACTCCGAGACTGCGTCTCGTGGTTCAAGTACGGGTCGCAGGCCGCGGAATCGCCGATCGACATCAGCTACGCGTACGCTTACGGTCGGTCGCAGACAGGGCGATACCTGCGAACGTACATCTACAACGACTTCAATCGGGACGAACAGGGACGCGAGGCGCTCGACGGCATCATCGCCAACGTCGCGGGAGGAATGAGGGGCGAGTTCAACCAGCGGTTCGGTCAGAACTCGAAAGACCGCAACAACATGCTGACGCAACTGTTCCCATTCTCGAGCGTCGAGCAGACCGATCCCGAGACGGGAGTGACAGACTCGCTCCACCGGCGGCTGGACGCGCGGGGGAGCCCGCTTCGAGTGTTCTACACCAACACGTCTGCCGAGTACCACAGGGGCGACGCGTCGCTTATTCACACTGACCCGGACGGGACTGCAGACGTCGACCCCGGCCCGAATGTCCGTGTGTACCACTTCACTGGGACCGAGCACGGCACCGGCACATGGCCGCCAACGGACACTTCCGACGCTGGAGAGGGCGTAAGCCGTACCCAGAACCTCAGGAGCGTGATCGACTACACGCCACTTTTGAGAGCGTGCCTTGATAACCTGGACAGGTGGGTTGCAGAGGGCGTCGAGCCGCCGGAGAGTCGCCACCCCAGAGTTGACGACGGCAGTGCTGTGCCGCCAGCGAAGCTCAGGGGCGTCATGGACGCAATTCCGGAGTCGAACTACCCGACGAGACATCCACTCCCGCACAGACGCAACTATCAGTTGAAGGCTGACGTCGAGCAGGTGACGAAGATGCCACCTGCCGTTGGCAAGGTGTTCGGATCGTTGGTGTCGGACGTGGACCAAGACGGCAACGAAATCGCAGGGATAACAATGCCCGAGATTTCCGTGCCGTTGGCGGCTCACACTGGCTGGAACCTGCGGCATCCCGACATTGGCGGCGAGACCCAGCCCCTGATGTTCGCGGGCGGTATGATCCCGTTTTCGAGGACCGAAGACGAACGAGCCGAGTCCGGTGATCCCCGGCCACCTATCAGTTCAAGATACCCCTCGAAGGATGCATACCTGGCGCTTGTGCGTGAGGCTGCTCAGCGACTGGTTGCCGAGCGACACCTTCTGGAACAGGACGTTGAAACTTGCGTGGCGCAGGCTGGGAAGTTCTGGGACTGGGCCACCTGATTGGGACAAGTCTTTACCATAGACTAGTCATTAACTTAGAATACATCGGGCTATATGATGGAACGCCTACCGGAAAGCTTAACGAAAGGAAAAGACAGAAAGACCAATGGCCACCTGGACACCTGACCCGACCTTCTATCCGTCGCCCAAGATGGCGATGGATGCCCCGCAAGAAGAGCTAGCTTACGTAGCGATCGTCAACCCGAAGGACGACGGAAAACCGGACGCGCTTGGCGTCCTGGATGTCAATCCGTCATCCCCTACTTACCAACAGGTAGTCGGTCGGATGGACATGCCGACCTCAGGGGACGAGCTGCACCATTTCGGCTGGAACGCCTGCAGCGCATCGCTGTGCCCGAACATGCCTCATCCGCACGTCGAGCGCCGATACCTGCTGCTTGGTGGACTGAGATCGTCCAACATCTTCATCGTTGATACCAAAGACGATCCCAAGAACCCAAAGATCGCCAAAGTCATCAAGGCGGAAGATTTCCAGAAGAAGACCGGATACAGCCGCCCTCACACCGTCCATTGCGGACCGGACGCGATCTATATGAATGCCCTGGGTTCGCCGGATGGCGAAGGCCCGGGCGGGATTTTCATGCTCGACCACGAGACCTTCGAGGTAAAGGGCAAATGGGAAGCTGACAGAGGCCCACAGGTCCTGTCATACGACTTCTGGTGGCATCTCAACCACGACACCATGATCACGAGCGAGTGGGGGACTCCCAAGATGGTGGAGTCGGGAATCGTTCCCGAACTGCTTTTGGACGGTCAGTACGGGCACCAGTTGCACGTATGGGACCTCAGGACCCGCAAGCACAAGCAGGTCATCGAACTAGGAGCCCAGCATCAGATGGCGCTGGAACTCAGACCTGCGCACGACCCGCGCAAGGCGTATGGCTTCGTCGGGGTCGTCACCAGCCTTGAAGACCTGTCTGGCTCGGTCTTCCTGTGGCACCAGGATGGCGACGAGTGGGCAGCCACCAAGGTCATCGAAGTGCCGGCAGAGCCTGCCGACCCGGACCTGCTGCCTCCGCTGCTGAAGGGCTTCGGCGCAGTGCCGCCTGTGATCACCGACATCAACCTCAGCCTGGACGACAAGTTCCTGTACGTGTCTTGCTGGGGCACAGGGGAGTTCAGGCAGTACGATGTGTCTGACCCCTTCAACCCCAAGCTCACCGGCTCCGTTCACATGGGTGGAATCGTCAGGAAGGCTTCCCATCCGAACGGCACGCCACTGAACGGCGGACCGCAGATGGTCGAGGTAAGCCGCGACGGGCGCAGGATCTACCTGACCAACTCCCTGTACATCGCATGGGACGAGCAGCTGTATCCAGAGGGAATCCGGGGCTGGACTACAAAGATCAACGCATCGCCTGACGGCGGTATGGAAGTCGACCCCGACTTCTTCATGGACTTCGGAGACGAGCGTCCACACCAGATCAGGCTGGAAGGCGGAGACTCCTCTTCCGACTCGTTCTGCTACCCGGACTAGCATGTCTGGGTGACCGGGAAGCGCGGCGGTGGAATTAGCTGAGTTCTGGCCCTGGCTGGCATTGGCAGCCTTGGGCGCGTATCACGGGGTCAACCCCGCGATGG
Encoded here:
- the rimI gene encoding ribosomal protein S18-alanine N-acetyltransferase is translated as MNSELGTGVTNGKGPSSTIHNSQFDISHSAARPFTVRPMEERDLGQAAEVEKDAFPTLFPPTSFRRELRNRLARYLVLSRRGESSGDEVDLPPLPDVTNESSNGPLLNRLVSGAREMWRGRNPSWQPGEDLIAGFVGLWYMVDEAHIVSIGVRREYRSYGLGELLLISAIEQALEMESRVVTLEVRVSNYVAQNLYKKYKFTERGTRKGYYSDNREDALIMTTEPIRTVSYQKELEDLVASHEERWGPSPRQIT
- a CDS encoding DUF3179 domain-containing protein, with product MPKLWITTLAAVSLIALAVACSSGESETPQQPEPQEAPTSPPVTSAAQPTTAPPTAASAASVPATVAPTSTAAPTAAAASPSSSDASAPATVASEDEERELKIVTLLPFDAIPAILDPEFVSAEEASEDLEDHNLVLGLSINDDHRAYSIPALSSHEIVNDVVGGKPVAVTW
- a CDS encoding DUF3179 domain-containing protein, which codes for MYSRTIGDEEYTFGVSGKLIMNALVMYDHQTRTLWSQFLRKGVEGELKDVELDVVPVTQTTWGTWKELHPDTKVMSTGGLGSYDNYNGYYMSNRKGVIGQAFEDDRLTDKQLVVGVDFNGVTKAYPTATLLNTPVVNDDVGGQPALVYMDGPTGTALVFDRTVDGRTLTFSIDGEKNGIQTKLVDEETGTVWSAFSGLAVEGELSGARLERLPSHLSFWFAWTDWYRDTELFTG
- a CDS encoding arylsulfatase; translation: MSEDASGRPNIIVILVDDMGYSDIGCFGSEIRTPNLDSLASGGLRFSQMYNSARCCPSRAALLTGLNPHQAGVGHMVANLGVPEYQGYLKDNAVTIAEALKADGYSTFMAGKWHVGGDYNLANPDSWTPSAPGFPTPTQRGFDRYYGILTGAGNFYFPKTLMDQDTLVPLTELDDFYLTDAISHNAVGMIGEAVEKESPFFMYVAYTAPHWPLHALEEDVARYEGQYRGGWEELRTSRHENLKAEGVLDEKWEISPRDADSPPWDEVDDTDWQDIRMAVYAAQVDRVDQGVGRILAALRSAGVDDNTLIMFLSDNGGCAEFLAEDGSLPQPSRYSGTNPDGTPVVVGNVPGLRPGGAETFMSYDLPWANASNTPFRRFKRWTHEGGISTPFILSWPDRISEPGIVHSPIHLIDIMPTCLEAAGASHPTERAGQATIPLEGESMLPAIERRNWERERPIVWEHEGSRAVRQGQWKLVSAIGGGWELYDMERDRTELNDLYTGNRPKAQELERIYEEWAERCGVLPWPVINPGWNPVMRSGSAHMSG
- the sppA gene encoding signal peptide peptidase SppA, producing MIVARVVNKIAVVEIHGGIGGKVKSPDMEKLVNRILEDKRMRAVVLDIDSPGGDAAASDYIYRALKRIARRRPLVASIRGIGASGGYMIACAAHQIVAAPGSLVGSIGVISVRPALQELLERAGIGVNVNKSGEFKDMGAPWRETTPEEEAKLQELIDDMYSSFVSIVSESRNIEEERVREIATGEVYLATRAAELGLVDEVGDLDRALDMASKAAGTSKRTVYMRPQRNFMERLMGPLTDSLVGSIAADVERRLWQGRHGM
- a CDS encoding aldo/keto reductase; its protein translation is MHYRTLGRTGLRVSLLSQGTGGPSQFGQHRGATQAEQDRLIHKCLDLGINLFDTHEGYGDSEEILGRSLSGIPRDRYVLVTKWTYPRDGDPTADPEDLARSVENSLRRLNTDHIDVMMLHGLRPWRSTARCSSVCVSRARSATGDSA
- a CDS encoding aldo/keto reductase, yielding MFERLREQGKIGHRGFSLRYIVDPDQQGALAGLTRAPEFWDVVMLKFGILNQWMAREVLPLALAHNVGILNMAAVRIRLPKPDLLEETIAEWKSRGLLSRDSIPDRDPLGWLVRDDVDSVISAAYKFAADHPAITSVITGTSNLRHMESNVRAMERPYLREADRVRLERIFGHIKEYA
- a CDS encoding MFS transporter, whose translation is RSRAGCDSIDSHVVPTGTDTPADSPDVKSLVPTPDVGGTENDVAAMPSVEAVAETPAATADVKTLVPEDSPAAELTGAIETPSRRRFRPHIRRPHIKPVHMPVRVRTFDSLRYRSYVFIWLATVFSSAGFWLQQVVVGWLTYEVTASAFWTSLALGLDALPILLVGPLGGVLVDSFDRKKLLAFVYGYQAVVTTIFAIVAITGNLEVWHIFAFIFFMGLSWVISDPARMSLIPNIVPKENLVNAFALNSMAFSVTRLGIPALGGVLIVVIGTGPTLLLEAAFQVCAVCTALFLNVRKTDRPALRLPTVFSDLRDGARYVLSQPLLIGLFTLTAMPALLIMPSIQGLLPVYAAEVFNVDAKGLGLLLSAVGAGSTIGTFVLASMGEIKAKNIVMLGAALALALTTALFSINAFFPTAYLNLMVISAAMMTLFSVSSATVQSTVPDHYRGRVSGLYMLAWGLFPFGSLGAGFLAERFGAPHATQIAAGTMLVLFALAVWRIRSLRQIS
- the mazG gene encoding nucleoside triphosphate pyrophosphohydrolase, producing the protein MKDSSFPSSFEGIQQLVATLRSPGGCPWDREQSADSLKHLFLEECYELVEAIEEGDVEKIAEELGDVLFHGASQIQIAEEQGDFSGSDVFQQVIEKLVRRHPHVFGDDVMENAEEAVPRWDEIKRQEMAGTDRSILDGVPKAMPAMGYAQAVQGRAARRGFDWDDYAGVLEKVAEELRELEEVENDDAREMELGDVLFSVVNASRWMGIEAETALRKSNRRFYSRFTTMERLARDRGLDFESLSLDAKEDLWQEAKRGESSQ